In one window of Gossypium arboreum isolate Shixiya-1 chromosome 4, ASM2569848v2, whole genome shotgun sequence DNA:
- the LOC108460740 gene encoding ferrochelatase-2, chloroplastic-like isoform X2 gives MRSGRIQSSASCSASSSSTFPHPPCLSSASRHCKFPRLLSPRALSLSQRVSRNCLVPETSQFSFSKQSSTNKKRLFPVNVGALVTSNTEAISTGPLVAEEKIGVLLLNLGGPETLDDVQPFLFNLFADPDIIRLPRLFRFLQKPLAQFISVLRAPKSKEGYASIGGGSPLRRITDDQAEELRKSLWAKDVPAKVYVGMRYWHPFTEEAIEQVVIFFSAHGVPLAYVEEAGDPYKAEMEECVDLIIEELEKRKITNAYTLAYQSRVGPVEWLKPYTDDTIVDLGRKGVKGLLAVPISFVSEHIETLEEIDVEYKELALESGIQNWGRVPALGCEPMFISDLADAVIESLPYVGAMAVSNLEARQSLVPLGSVEELLATYDSQRRELPAPVTVWEWGWTKSAETWNGRAAMLAVLVLLLLEVTTGEGFLHQWGILPLFH, from the exons ATGAGAAGTGGCAGAATTCAGAGCTCTGCTTCCTGCTCAGCCTCATCTTCTTCCACATTTCCTCATCCTCCATGCCTCTCCTCTGCTTCTCGCCATTGCAAGTTCCCTCGTCT ACTGTCGCCTCGAGCTCTGTCTCTCTCTCAAAGGGTGTCCAGAAATTGCCTCGTCCCTGAGACATCTCAGTTTTCATTTTCTAAACAGTCCAGTACCAATAAGAAACGTTTGTTTCCCGTGAACGTGGGAGCTTTGGTGACTTCAAACACTGAAGCTATCTCCACTGGGCCTCTTGTTGCCGAGGAAAAGATTGGAGTGTTATTGTTGAACCTTGGAGGTCCCGAGACCCTTGATGATGTGCAGCCCTTCTTGTTTAACCTTTTTGCCGACCCG GATATTATACGGCTACCGAGGTTGTTCCGTTTTTTGCAAAAGCCGTTGGCACAATTTATATCTGTTCTTAGAGCACCTAAGAGCAAGGAAGGCTATGCTTCGATTGGTGGTGGTTCTCCTCTTCGACGAATAACTGATGATCAG GCTGAAGAATTAAGAAAGTCACTTTGGGCGAAAGATGTCCCTGCAAAAGTGTACGTTGGTATGCGTTACTGGCATCCATTCACTGAAGAAGCAATTGAGCAG GTGGTAATATTTTTTAGTGCACACGGGGTGCCACTTGCGTATGTAGAAGAGGCAGGTGATCCTTATAAGGCAGAGATGGAAGAATGTGTGGACTTGATAATAGAGGAATTAGAGAAGAGGAAGATCACTAATGCATACACTCTTGCTTATCAG AGCAGAGTTGGGCCTGTGGAATGGTTGAAGCCCTACACTGATGACACAATAGTTGACCTAGGGCGAAAAGGAGTTAAAGGTCTTCTGGCTGTACCAATTAG CTTTGTCAGCGAGCATATTGAAACTCTTGAAGAGATTGATGTTGAGTATAAAGAGTTGGCTTTAGAATCCGGTATACAAAATTGGGGTCGTGTTCCTGCATTAGGATGTGAACCAATGTTCATTTCAGACTTGGCAGATGCTGTAATTGAGAGTCTTCCATATGTTGGAGCTATGGCAGTTTCAAATCTTGAAGCTAGACAG TCATTAGTTCCACTTGGAAGTGTGGAAGAGTTATTGGCAACTTATGATTCGCAACGAAGGGAGCTCCCAGCACCGGTGACCGTTTGGGAATGGGGTTGGACGAAAAGTGCTGAAACTTGGAATGGCAGAGCAGCCATGCTGGCAGTGCTTGTGCTGCTGCTACTGGAGGTCACAACTGGAGAGGGATTTCTGCACCAGTGGGGAATATTGCCGTTGTTCCACTAA
- the LOC108460740 gene encoding ferrochelatase-2, chloroplastic-like isoform X1, producing the protein MRSGRIQSSASCSASSSSTFPHPPCLSSASRHCKFPRLLSPRALSLSQRVSRNCLVPETSQFSFSKQSSTNKKRLFPVNVGALVTSNTEAISTGPLVAEEKIGVLLLNLGGPETLDDVQPFLFNLFADPDIIRLPRLFRFLQKPLAQFISVLRAPKSKEGYASIGGGSPLRRITDDQAEELRKSLWAKDVPAKVYVGMRYWHPFTEEAIEQIKKDGITKLVVLPLYPQFSISTSGSSLRLLESIFRDDEYLVNMQHTVIPSWYQREGYIKSMANLIEKELQKFDRPEKVVIFFSAHGVPLAYVEEAGDPYKAEMEECVDLIIEELEKRKITNAYTLAYQSRVGPVEWLKPYTDDTIVDLGRKGVKGLLAVPISFVSEHIETLEEIDVEYKELALESGIQNWGRVPALGCEPMFISDLADAVIESLPYVGAMAVSNLEARQSLVPLGSVEELLATYDSQRRELPAPVTVWEWGWTKSAETWNGRAAMLAVLVLLLLEVTTGEGFLHQWGILPLFH; encoded by the exons ATGAGAAGTGGCAGAATTCAGAGCTCTGCTTCCTGCTCAGCCTCATCTTCTTCCACATTTCCTCATCCTCCATGCCTCTCCTCTGCTTCTCGCCATTGCAAGTTCCCTCGTCT ACTGTCGCCTCGAGCTCTGTCTCTCTCTCAAAGGGTGTCCAGAAATTGCCTCGTCCCTGAGACATCTCAGTTTTCATTTTCTAAACAGTCCAGTACCAATAAGAAACGTTTGTTTCCCGTGAACGTGGGAGCTTTGGTGACTTCAAACACTGAAGCTATCTCCACTGGGCCTCTTGTTGCCGAGGAAAAGATTGGAGTGTTATTGTTGAACCTTGGAGGTCCCGAGACCCTTGATGATGTGCAGCCCTTCTTGTTTAACCTTTTTGCCGACCCG GATATTATACGGCTACCGAGGTTGTTCCGTTTTTTGCAAAAGCCGTTGGCACAATTTATATCTGTTCTTAGAGCACCTAAGAGCAAGGAAGGCTATGCTTCGATTGGTGGTGGTTCTCCTCTTCGACGAATAACTGATGATCAG GCTGAAGAATTAAGAAAGTCACTTTGGGCGAAAGATGTCCCTGCAAAAGTGTACGTTGGTATGCGTTACTGGCATCCATTCACTGAAGAAGCAATTGAGCAG ATAAAAAAGGATGGAATAACAAAGCTTGTTGTACTTCCACTTTATCCTCAATTTTCAATATCAACTAGCGGTTCAAGCCTTCGACTCTTGGAAAGTATATTTCG CGATGATGAGTATCTAGTGAACATGCAGCATACAGTCATACCTTCTTGGTATCAACGTGAAGGATATATAAAATCTATGGcaaatttaattgaaaaagaGTTGCAAAAGTTTGACCGTCCTGAAAAG GTGGTAATATTTTTTAGTGCACACGGGGTGCCACTTGCGTATGTAGAAGAGGCAGGTGATCCTTATAAGGCAGAGATGGAAGAATGTGTGGACTTGATAATAGAGGAATTAGAGAAGAGGAAGATCACTAATGCATACACTCTTGCTTATCAG AGCAGAGTTGGGCCTGTGGAATGGTTGAAGCCCTACACTGATGACACAATAGTTGACCTAGGGCGAAAAGGAGTTAAAGGTCTTCTGGCTGTACCAATTAG CTTTGTCAGCGAGCATATTGAAACTCTTGAAGAGATTGATGTTGAGTATAAAGAGTTGGCTTTAGAATCCGGTATACAAAATTGGGGTCGTGTTCCTGCATTAGGATGTGAACCAATGTTCATTTCAGACTTGGCAGATGCTGTAATTGAGAGTCTTCCATATGTTGGAGCTATGGCAGTTTCAAATCTTGAAGCTAGACAG TCATTAGTTCCACTTGGAAGTGTGGAAGAGTTATTGGCAACTTATGATTCGCAACGAAGGGAGCTCCCAGCACCGGTGACCGTTTGGGAATGGGGTTGGACGAAAAGTGCTGAAACTTGGAATGGCAGAGCAGCCATGCTGGCAGTGCTTGTGCTGCTGCTACTGGAGGTCACAACTGGAGAGGGATTTCTGCACCAGTGGGGAATATTGCCGTTGTTCCACTAA